A stretch of Vigna angularis cultivar LongXiaoDou No.4 chromosome 4, ASM1680809v1, whole genome shotgun sequence DNA encodes these proteins:
- the LOC108331229 gene encoding UDP-N-acetylglucosamine transporter UGNT1 → MESGKNLMLPLSHEDSKQNEERQRKVSAMTKKGVFVALSYMASSVLLVMFNKAALSSYNFPFANVITLSQMVFAFMILCAMKSLKVISFTTSESLSGSSNSAVFVSFRTLAQTLPLALTYLLFMVVTMEAVRGINIPMYTTLRRTVVAFTMVMEYFLSGQIHSRVVVGSVGIIIAGAFVAGARDFTFDSYSYSVVFIENMCKAVYLASVSRLCKSTGLNIFGIVWCNVVICGPILFLWSLLRGDLQTTLNFPYFFYPGFQVVMLLSCAFTFFINYIVVLNTTINSALTQAICGNLKDVFTSGFGWLLFGGLPYDLFNILGQILGFLGSCLYAYCKLQGK, encoded by the exons ATGGAGTCTGGGAAGAATTTGATGTTGCCACTCTCTCATGAAGATTCTAAACAAAATGAAGAGAGACAGCGAAAAGTTTCAGCCATGACAAAAAAGGGAGTCTTCGTTGCTTTATCTTATATGGCCTCTTCTG TTCTCTTGGTCATGTTCAACAAAGCAGCCCTCTCCTCTTACAATTTCCCTTTTGCAAATGTCATCACACTTTCTCAG ATGGTTTTTGCATTCATGATTCTGTGTGCGATGAAATCCTTGAAGGTGATTTCTTTCACAACTAGTGAATCGCTGAGCGGTTCTAGCAATTCAGCAGTATTTGTGTCCTTTAGGACATTGGCCCAAACACTTCCTCTTGCTTTAACTTATTTGCTTTTTATG GTGGTGACGATGGAAGCAGTGCGAGGCATAAACATTCCGATGTACACCACCCTGAGGCGAACTGTAGTGGCCTTCACAATGGTTATGGAGTATTTTCTGTCAGGACAGATACATTCAAGAGTTGTTGTCGGAAG CGTTGGGATAATCATAGCAGGGGCTTTTGTTGCTGGAGCTCGCGACTTCACATTTGATTCTTATTCCTATTCAGTTGTATTCATAGAAAACATGTGTAAGGCGGTGTACCTTGCTTCTGTTTCTCGTCTTT GTAAATCCACCGGCCTTAACATTTTTGGCATTGTATGGTGCAACG TCGTGATTTGTGGACCAATCTTGTTTCTCTGGTCCTTACTCAGAGGAGACCTCCAAACAACACTAAACTTTCCATACTTTTTCTACCCTGGATTTCAG GTTGTTATGCTTCTTTCTTGTGCTTTCACTTTCTTTATAAACTACATAGTAGTGTTGAACACAACTATCAACTCGGCACTTACACAGGCAATTTGTGGTAATTTAAAG GATGTTTTTACTAGTGGCTTTGGTTGGTTACTATTCGGAGGACTTCCATATGATTTG TTCAATATTCTTGGACAAATTCTTGGCTTTCTGGGATCTTGTTTGTATGCCTATTGTAAACTtcaagggaaatag